Proteins from a single region of Campylobacter sp. RM16704:
- a CDS encoding LexA family transcriptional regulator, with protein MQMNEIIDKLKFILQKEGIKNAKDSDVAKTLNIKSDTFYSMKFRNSIPYKQILQFLNERNININTFFYENSLENNSTSLDLNYNILKYYDINASMGGGALNDNISFSEVVIDEKLSDFFGSKDCDIIPCIGDSMEPEIKDDSLCLVDKSKNFKEGGVFAVNTRDGLFIKQVFKSNKGGVYLHSFNLSYADVHYQNGDFLIVGKVVGTISRI; from the coding sequence ATGCAAATGAATGAAATTATTGATAAACTTAAATTTATACTCCAAAAAGAAGGTATAAAAAATGCCAAAGATTCTGATGTAGCAAAAACATTAAATATAAAATCTGATACTTTTTATAGTATGAAATTTAGAAATTCTATACCATATAAACAAATACTTCAATTTTTAAATGAAAGAAATATCAACATTAATACGTTTTTTTATGAAAATTCACTAGAAAACAACTCCACTTCGCTTGATCTAAACTACAATATCTTAAAATATTACGATATTAATGCTTCTATGGGTGGTGGCGCTTTAAATGATAATATAAGTTTTTCTGAAGTAGTTATTGATGAAAAATTAAGTGATTTTTTTGGCTCAAAAGATTGTGATATCATCCCTTGTATTGGTGATAGCATGGAACCTGAAATCAAAGATGATTCATTATGTTTGGTTGATAAAAGTAAAAATTTTAAAGAAGGTGGAGTTTTTGCTGTAAATACTAGAGATGGTTTATTCATTAAACAAGTTTTTAAAAGTAATAAAGGTGGAGTTTATTTACATTCGTTTAATCTTAGTTATGCTGATGTGCATTACCAAAACGGAGACTTTTTGATAGTAGGAAAAGTAGTAGGTACTATAAGTCGAATTTAA
- a CDS encoding ferritin — translation MLSKEVVALLNEQINKEMYAANLYLSMSSWCYEHSFDGAGAFLFEHAREESDHAGKLITYLNETDSKVELKEVKKPDSDFKSLLDVFEKTFEHEKSITASINNLVDFMLSNKDYSTFNFLQWYVSEQHEEEALFRGIVDKIKLIGDNCNGLYMVDQYIKNLINK, via the coding sequence ATGCTTTCTAAAGAAGTAGTGGCTTTATTAAATGAGCAGATTAATAAAGAAATGTATGCAGCAAATTTGTATTTAAGTATGAGTTCATGGTGCTATGAGCATAGTTTTGATGGTGCGGGGGCGTTTTTGTTCGAACATGCAAGAGAAGAAAGTGATCATGCTGGAAAACTCATCACTTATTTAAATGAAACAGACTCTAAAGTAGAATTAAAAGAAGTTAAAAAACCTGATAGTGATTTTAAATCATTATTAGATGTTTTTGAAAAAACATTTGAACACGAAAAAAGTATTACCGCTTCTATTAACAATCTTGTTGATTTTATGCTTTCAAATAAGGATTATTCAACTTTTAATTTTTTACAATGGTATGTAAGCGAACAGCACGAAGAAGAAGCACTTTTTAGAGGTATAGTTGATAAAATTAAACTCATTGGCGACAATTGCAATGGCTTATATATGGTAGATCAATATATTAAAAATTTAATCAATAAATAA
- a CDS encoding sensor histidine kinase, which translates to MLKIRNFFALFFIYFCIFFIGLFYFVNEQYINNTIKSTYEQKLKTLNDTLKFNIIKTLNVNNIKDFSQQTRADFIIEKDKKIISSLDDFEFFKNQFNTDFTHEFFNNKEIYYKAYQYEGYKYIIIVYPKINAKIQDFWIKNILIFLLFLAILTAIYIFIFNFFKKYFQELLLFIKNIKSQSEFHFTKNFFYDLNSLNLRLLKIKKLFYEKELQNKKQAKKIKMKNTQLSNLISAISHELKNPLSVINLSLQSLEEEHNETMRKFLLEKIHKQSVKINQLTHKLNFVFNLNTISLNKEKFDLYALSKDIVENFNESRIKIQGEQTFIKADSFLIEQVIINLISNALKYSQKGIFIEVKNQEFTIQDQGIGIEEKYLKLITKKFYKIDTSQNNSFGLGLFLVKKILTLHKSSLKIQSTPKKCSIFSFTINSL; encoded by the coding sequence GTGTTAAAAATCAGAAATTTTTTTGCTTTATTTTTTATATATTTTTGTATATTTTTTATAGGGTTATTTTATTTTGTTAATGAGCAATATATAAATAACACCATAAAAAGCACTTATGAGCAAAAATTAAAAACCTTAAACGATACATTAAAATTTAATATTATAAAAACACTTAATGTAAATAACATTAAAGATTTTTCCCAACAAACAAGAGCAGATTTCATCATAGAAAAAGATAAAAAAATCATCTCATCTTTAGATGATTTTGAATTTTTTAAAAATCAATTTAACACAGATTTTACACATGAATTTTTTAATAATAAAGAAATTTATTATAAGGCGTATCAATATGAAGGATATAAATACATCATCATTGTTTATCCAAAAATAAACGCAAAAATACAAGATTTTTGGATAAAAAATATTTTGATTTTTTTGCTTTTTTTGGCAATATTAACTGCAATATATATTTTTATATTTAATTTTTTTAAAAAATACTTTCAAGAATTACTTTTATTTATTAAAAACATAAAAAGTCAATCAGAATTTCATTTTACAAAAAACTTTTTTTATGATTTAAATTCTTTAAATTTAAGATTATTAAAAATTAAAAAATTATTTTATGAAAAAGAATTACAAAATAAAAAACAAGCCAAAAAAATTAAAATGAAAAACACTCAGCTTTCAAATTTAATCAGTGCTATATCACACGAGTTAAAAAATCCTTTAAGCGTTATAAATTTAAGTTTGCAGTCTTTAGAAGAAGAACATAATGAAACTATGAGAAAATTTTTACTTGAAAAAATTCACAAGCAAAGCGTAAAAATCAACCAACTAACACACAAACTTAATTTTGTTTTTAATTTAAATACAATATCTTTAAACAAAGAAAAATTCGATTTATATGCTTTAAGTAAAGATATTGTTGAAAATTTTAATGAAAGCAGGATTAAAATTCAAGGAGAGCAAACTTTCATAAAAGCAGATTCTTTTCTCATTGAGCAAGTTATTATTAATCTCATTAGCAATGCGCTAAAATATAGCCAAAAAGGTATTTTTATTGAAGTTAAAAATCAAGAATTTACTATACAAGATCAAGGTATAGGTATAGAGGAAAAATACTTAAAACTAATCACAAAAAAATTTTATAAAATCGATACTAGTCAAAATAATTCTTTTGGACTAGGATTGTTTTTAGTAAAAAAAATACTCACTTTACATAAAAGCTCTTTAAAAATTCAATCTACTCCTAAAAAATGTAGCATTTTTTCTTTTACTATTAATTCTTTATAG
- a CDS encoding response regulator transcription factor yields the protein MLNVILIEDDKDLNELITLRLSQENIKIYSYFDFFDLETFLDTNEIDLIIMDRNLPSGDSVEMIKQLRKKGYIEPVIFLSAKTLQKDILEGFEQGCDDYICKPFNFNELLFRIKVATKRNKTQKEQISYQDFTLYIEERKLIHQANTFENLSTLDVELLKCFFNHKNQLLSRQFLSEQVWKNDATSDKTINTAILRLKQKIPQIKENIISVRSVGYKLC from the coding sequence ATGTTAAATGTTATTTTGATAGAAGATGATAAAGACTTAAACGAATTAATCACACTAAGACTTAGTCAAGAAAATATAAAAATTTATAGTTATTTTGATTTTTTTGACTTAGAAACCTTTCTAGATACAAACGAAATAGATTTAATCATCATGGATAGAAATTTACCAAGTGGCGATAGTGTAGAGATGATAAAACAATTAAGAAAAAAAGGTTATATAGAGCCTGTGATTTTTCTTAGTGCAAAGACTTTACAAAAAGATATTTTAGAAGGTTTTGAGCAAGGTTGTGATGATTATATATGCAAACCTTTTAATTTTAATGAGCTTTTATTTAGAATTAAAGTCGCAACCAAAAGAAATAAAACCCAAAAAGAACAAATTTCTTATCAAGATTTTACTTTATATATAGAAGAAAGAAAATTAATCCATCAAGCAAATACATTTGAAAATTTATCAACCCTAGATGTAGAACTACTCAAGTGTTTTTTTAATCACAAAAATCAACTTCTAAGTCGTCAGTTTTTAAGCGAACAAGTATGGAAAAATGATGCAACAAGCGATAAGACAATCAATACAGCTATTTTAAGATTAAAACAAAAAATTCCACAAATTAAGGAAAATATCATTTCAGTGCGCTCAGTGGGTTATAAATTGTGTTAA
- a CDS encoding substrate-binding domain-containing protein: MKKLLALSVATFVSLNAAELKIAGSSTVYPFTSFVAEEYASIKNTKTPIVESLGTGGGFKVFCEGVTDISNASRAIKPSEFETCKKSGVSDIVGIMIGYDGIVLAQNKINAPLNISLHELFLALAKEIPQDGKLIPNPYTNWQQINKNLPNRKITIYGPPSSSGTRDSIEELVMVDISKKIPEYKGVYKTIRQDGAFIPSGENDNLIVSKLSVDKEAFGLFGYGFLASNDDKINAAYIDGVKADEKNISEGKYKLARSLFIYMNAKKNPEVFEFAKIYMSDDLAKSGAELEKIGLVSLDEKTLKQTQKHIEEKGLLTDELVKAGKVF; encoded by the coding sequence ATGAAAAAACTTTTGGCTTTAAGTGTGGCTACTTTTGTTAGTTTAAACGCAGCAGAATTAAAAATAGCTGGTTCATCTACTGTCTATCCTTTTACTTCTTTTGTTGCTGAAGAGTATGCTTCTATAAAAAATACAAAAACACCTATAGTTGAAAGTCTTGGTACAGGTGGTGGTTTTAAAGTTTTTTGCGAGGGTGTTACTGATATTTCTAATGCTTCAAGAGCAATTAAGCCAAGTGAATTTGAAACTTGTAAAAAATCAGGCGTGAGTGATATAGTCGGGATTATGATAGGTTATGATGGCATAGTTTTAGCTCAAAATAAAATCAATGCCCCGTTAAATATAAGCTTGCATGAGTTATTTTTAGCTTTGGCTAAAGAAATTCCACAAGATGGAAAATTAATCCCAAATCCTTACACAAATTGGCAACAAATCAATAAAAATCTACCAAATAGAAAAATTACAATCTATGGTCCTCCATCAAGTTCAGGAACAAGAGATAGTATAGAAGAGCTTGTGATGGTAGATATTTCTAAAAAAATTCCTGAATACAAAGGTGTATATAAAACTATACGCCAAGATGGAGCATTTATACCAAGTGGAGAAAATGATAATTTAATTGTTTCAAAACTTTCTGTTGATAAAGAAGCTTTTGGGCTTTTTGGATACGGATTTTTAGCTAGTAATGATGATAAGATTAATGCTGCTTACATTGATGGTGTAAAGGCTGATGAAAAAAATATTTCCGAAGGAAAATATAAACTAGCTCGTTCTTTGTTTATATATATGAATGCTAAGAAAAATCCAGAAGTATTTGAATTTGCAAAAATTTATATGAGCGATGATTTAGCCAAAAGTGGAGCAGAATTAGAAAAAATAGGATTAGTTTCTTTGGATGAAAAAACTTTAAAACAAACCCAAAAACATATAGAAGAAAAAGGTTTATTAACTGATGAGCTTGTTAAAGCAGGAAAAGTTTTTTAA
- the pstC gene encoding phosphate ABC transporter permease subunit PstC has product MIKEKLIKLTLFLCAFVSVVVSFAIMLTILIEALKFFQKESVFTFLFSSQWAADAAFVGADGSSKHGIFGALSLFWGTFYISLIAMLTALPLGVMCAIYLGVFAGKKSKNYLKPILEIIAGIPTVVFGFFAAIVVAPFIVWFFSLFSIKASFQSALGAGFIMGIMIVPIVASLSQDCIEAVSLKRINGAYALGMTKKEVVFAVILPEAMPGIVAACLLGLSRALGETMIVVMAASLRPNLTMNFLEDMTTVTVKIVEALSGDQAFDSSLALSAFSLGLVLFIITLIINIFSVYLINRFHKRKNL; this is encoded by the coding sequence TTGATAAAAGAAAAACTAATAAAATTAACGCTTTTTCTTTGTGCTTTTGTTAGTGTAGTAGTAAGCTTTGCTATTATGCTAACCATTTTAATTGAGGCTTTAAAATTTTTTCAAAAAGAAAGCGTATTTACTTTTTTGTTTTCAAGTCAGTGGGCAGCAGATGCTGCGTTTGTAGGTGCTGATGGAAGTAGCAAGCATGGGATTTTTGGTGCTTTGAGTTTATTTTGGGGAACTTTTTATATATCTTTAATAGCTATGCTTACTGCTTTACCTTTAGGTGTAATGTGTGCTATTTATCTTGGAGTATTTGCGGGTAAAAAATCTAAAAACTATTTAAAGCCTATTTTAGAAATCATAGCAGGAATTCCTACTGTAGTTTTTGGGTTTTTTGCAGCCATAGTTGTAGCTCCTTTTATAGTATGGTTTTTCTCTCTTTTTAGTATCAAAGCTAGTTTTCAAAGTGCCCTAGGTGCAGGTTTTATCATGGGTATTATGATAGTTCCTATAGTGGCTTCTTTGTCGCAAGATTGCATTGAAGCTGTAAGTTTAAAAAGGATAAATGGGGCTTATGCTTTAGGTATGACTAAAAAAGAAGTCGTTTTTGCAGTGATTTTACCAGAAGCAATGCCAGGTATAGTTGCAGCTTGTCTTTTAGGACTTTCAAGAGCTTTAGGCGAAACGATGATAGTTGTTATGGCCGCCTCGTTGCGTCCAAATTTAACAATGAATTTTTTAGAAGATATGACAACAGTGACAGTAAAAATAGTAGAAGCATTAAGTGGTGATCAAGCTTTTGATAGCTCTTTGGCTTTAAGTGCATTTTCTTTAGGTCTTGTGCTTTTTATCATTACATTAATCATTAATATTTTTAGTGTTTATTTAATAAATCGCTTCCATAAAAGGAAAAATTTATGA
- the pstA gene encoding phosphate ABC transporter permease PstA, protein MKKLFKQRKKASKNFKRFCKIGLYINLIFLCIFLSSVGYLGIGAFKQTYIYAYADRNSPSYELLSRAEQRKIRTGQIKEKTWLLANSEVDQYMKKNYNKLSDEQKKLVDELVQKQEIKLSFNTNFFLNGDSKSPENSGIFASVVGTLLVMLVCMAVSIPIGVGAAIYLEEFAPQNVFTHFIEVCINNLASIPSILFGLLGLGVFINLFGMPRSSALVGGLTLAIMSLPIIIVSTKAALKSVDVNMKNAAYALGMTKIQMIKGIMLPLAMPMILTGSILTLAGAIGETAPLMIIGMIAFIPDVANSIFAPTSVLPAQIFSWSAMPERAFLERTAAGIIVLLSLLVILNLAAILLRRYFQGKLK, encoded by the coding sequence ATGAAAAAACTTTTTAAACAAAGAAAAAAAGCTTCAAAAAATTTCAAAAGATTCTGTAAAATAGGGCTTTATATAAACCTTATTTTTCTTTGTATTTTTTTATCAAGTGTAGGGTATCTTGGGATAGGAGCTTTTAAGCAAACTTACATTTATGCTTATGCTGATAGAAATAGCCCTTCATATGAGCTTTTATCACGTGCTGAACAAAGGAAAATAAGAACGGGTCAAATCAAAGAAAAAACTTGGCTTTTAGCAAATTCTGAAGTTGATCAATATATGAAAAAAAACTACAATAAATTAAGTGATGAGCAAAAAAAATTAGTTGATGAATTAGTTCAAAAGCAAGAAATCAAACTGAGTTTTAACACTAATTTTTTCCTTAATGGAGACTCTAAATCACCTGAAAATTCAGGAATCTTTGCTTCTGTGGTTGGAACTTTGCTTGTAATGTTAGTATGTATGGCTGTGAGTATCCCAATAGGAGTTGGAGCAGCTATTTATTTAGAAGAATTTGCTCCGCAAAATGTATTTACTCATTTTATAGAAGTTTGTATAAATAATTTAGCTAGCATTCCTAGTATTTTATTTGGACTTTTAGGTCTTGGAGTGTTTATTAATCTTTTTGGCATGCCTCGTTCTAGTGCTTTAGTCGGGGGATTGACTTTAGCTATTATGAGTTTGCCTATTATTATCGTTTCAACTAAAGCTGCTTTAAAAAGTGTTGATGTAAATATGAAAAATGCTGCATATGCTTTAGGTATGACTAAAATTCAAATGATAAAAGGTATTATGCTACCTTTGGCAATGCCTATGATTTTAACAGGTTCTATTTTAACTTTAGCAGGGGCTATTGGCGAAACTGCACCTTTGATGATTATAGGTATGATAGCTTTTATACCTGATGTAGCAAATAGTATTTTTGCACCAACAAGTGTTTTACCAGCTCAAATTTTTTCATGGTCAGCTATGCCAGAGCGTGCATTTTTAGAAAGAACAGCAGCTGGGATTATAGTGCTTTTATCTCTTTTGGTGATTTTAAATTTAGCAGCAATACTTTTAAGAAGATATTTTCAAGGAAAATTAAAATGA
- the pstB gene encoding phosphate ABC transporter ATP-binding protein PstB — protein MIAKTTNLNLFYGKKQALFDINMEVQKNKITALIGASGCGKSTFLRCFNRMNDKIAKIDGLVEIDGKDVKNQDLVVLRKKVGMVFQQPNVFVKSTYDNISYAPKLHGMIKNKDEEDALVEDCLKKVGLFEEVKDKLKQNALALSGGQQQRLCIARALAIKPKLLLLDEPTSALDPISSSVIEELIKELSYNLSMIMVTHNMQQGKRVADYTAFFHLGELIEFGESKEFFEDPKEEKTKTYLSGAFG, from the coding sequence ATGATAGCAAAAACAACAAATTTAAATTTATTTTATGGTAAAAAACAGGCTTTGTTTGATATTAACATGGAAGTACAAAAAAATAAAATAACAGCTTTAATAGGTGCTTCAGGTTGTGGAAAATCCACATTTTTGCGTTGTTTTAATAGAATGAATGACAAAATAGCAAAAATCGATGGTCTTGTTGAGATTGATGGAAAAGATGTTAAAAATCAAGATTTAGTTGTGCTTAGAAAAAAAGTTGGAATGGTATTTCAACAACCTAATGTTTTTGTGAAAAGCACTTATGATAATATTTCTTATGCTCCTAAACTCCATGGGATGATTAAAAATAAAGATGAAGAAGATGCTTTAGTGGAAGATTGTCTTAAAAAAGTAGGTCTTTTTGAGGAGGTAAAAGATAAACTAAAACAAAATGCTCTAGCACTTTCAGGTGGTCAGCAACAACGCCTTTGTATAGCAAGAGCCTTAGCTATAAAACCAAAATTATTACTTTTAGATGAACCTACTTCAGCACTTGATCCTATATCTTCAAGTGTTATAGAAGAACTTATCAAAGAGTTAAGTTATAATCTTTCTATGATCATGGTAACACATAATATGCAACAAGGCAAACGCGTGGCTGATTATACTGCATTTTTTCATTTAGGAGAGCTTATAGAATTTGGAGAAAGCAAGGAATTTTTTGAAGATCCAAAAGAAGAAAAAACCAAGACTTATTTAAGCGGAGCATTTGGGTAA
- a CDS encoding DUF2920 family protein encodes MLINKTYFIDSCDDIELNIKRESKLEYKITYDDSKQMKAVVCIIPGFGEDTNSDYKRHLAEIICSSFDVLVLNVEYHCIGARLNNGAKITFDNIDKFILEHSCKAFGINWKDFSYDDLKYIDQQMVELKSINKNIYSQSKIRLSGSFEPTKNEYQNFGIMQATDISNAILHVEKNMGGGIPVILVGSSHGGYLANLCAKICPWIIDGIIDNSSYALTPLAYLGFAKEIDYTRYYEFYIKYSENIDLFLFTKSFWTSNQYSPYYFSNARKSIRDILNYDHLKLQSSYGKIPYISYHSVYDTIAPYKDKEKLYEILNKLGFDVFLYEINCEKQIDGRLIKNLDHGLGMSIKTLIKKHLPQILQKPLKDKTCKKEISYKCDDLVYTFKEKNNQIILNIIKLN; translated from the coding sequence ATGCTTATTAATAAAACATATTTTATAGATTCTTGTGATGATATAGAGTTGAATATAAAAAGAGAAAGTAAATTAGAATATAAAATTACTTACGATGATAGTAAACAAATGAAAGCTGTAGTTTGTATTATTCCTGGATTTGGAGAAGATACAAATAGTGATTACAAAAGACATTTAGCTGAAATTATTTGTAGTAGTTTTGATGTGCTTGTGCTTAATGTTGAATATCATTGTATAGGAGCGAGATTAAATAATGGTGCAAAAATAACATTTGATAATATAGATAAATTTATATTAGAGCATTCATGTAAAGCATTTGGTATAAATTGGAAAGATTTTTCTTATGATGATTTAAAATATATAGATCAACAAATGGTTGAACTAAAATCAATAAATAAAAATATTTATAGTCAGAGTAAAATTCGGCTTAGTGGTAGTTTTGAGCCAACCAAAAACGAGTATCAAAATTTTGGTATTATGCAAGCAACGGATATATCTAATGCTATATTACATGTAGAAAAAAATATGGGGGGGGGCATACCAGTAATTTTAGTCGGTAGCTCTCATGGGGGATATTTAGCAAATTTATGTGCTAAAATATGCCCTTGGATTATAGATGGTATAATAGATAATTCTTCTTATGCTTTAACACCTCTTGCGTATTTGGGTTTTGCTAAAGAAATTGATTATACTAGATATTATGAATTTTATATAAAATATTCAGAAAATATTGATTTATTTTTGTTTACTAAAAGTTTTTGGACATCTAATCAATATTCTCCTTACTATTTTTCCAATGCAAGAAAAAGTATTAGGGATATTTTAAATTATGATCATTTAAAACTTCAATCAAGTTATGGAAAAATTCCTTATATTAGTTATCATAGCGTCTATGATACAATAGCTCCTTATAAAGATAAGGAGAAATTATATGAAATTTTAAATAAACTAGGATTTGATGTTTTTTTATATGAAATTAATTGCGAAAAACAAATAGATGGTAGATTGATTAAAAATTTAGATCACGGACTAGGAATGTCTATAAAAACTTTAATCAAAAAACATTTACCCCAAATTTTACAAAAACCTTTAAAAGATAAAACTTGTAAAAAAGAAATCTCATATAAATGTGATGATTTAGTTTATACTTTTAAAGAGAAAAACAATCAAATTATTTTAAATATTATAAAATTAAATTAG
- a CDS encoding MATE family efflux transporter: protein MASKQLSLKHLSMPILLEMFLRYFSLIINTVMVSQYSNFLVGAMGAGNQVADLFIIIFSFLSVGCSVVIAQALGAKNHTLARKVIHQSLFLNGLIGLVCGSLILWHGELLLYLLQIPNELLKDSEIYLHMLGICLFFDAMGIVLAAIIRVYNMAYWVMFTTLLMNIVIFIGNFYVLHFTKLELFGVGLSNILGRLVAFSMLVAILSFKLKIRLKFKEMISLEKAVLKKILNIGGFAAGENLIWFVQYTIAFAFVASLGKENLSVQTIYFQISLLIMLVGQAISVANEIIIGKLVGAKYLNVAYKHTWIALYFSVVVSAFVALLNFVLQDFTMGVVKLEESLKDLMIPLFTLSIFLEISRTFNIVMVNSLRASGDARFPFFSGVVFMLGVSLPVGYVLCFYAGLGILGVWIGFCMDEFLRGIVNSYRWKSKKWQGKVLV from the coding sequence ATGGCAAGTAAGCAACTTTCACTCAAGCATCTTAGTATGCCTATACTACTTGAAATGTTTTTAAGATATTTTTCTTTGATTATTAATACTGTGATGGTTTCACAATATTCTAACTTTTTAGTTGGAGCTATGGGTGCAGGTAACCAAGTAGCAGATTTATTTATCATCATTTTTAGTTTTTTAAGTGTGGGTTGTAGTGTGGTAATAGCACAAGCTTTGGGAGCTAAAAACCATACTTTAGCTAGAAAAGTGATTCATCAAAGTTTATTTTTGAATGGCTTGATTGGACTTGTGTGTGGAAGTTTGATTTTGTGGCATGGAGAGCTTTTGCTTTATCTTTTACAAATTCCAAATGAACTTTTAAAAGATAGTGAAATTTACTTACATATGCTTGGAATTTGTTTGTTTTTTGATGCTATGGGTATAGTTTTAGCGGCAATTATTAGGGTGTATAATATGGCTTATTGGGTTATGTTTACAACCTTGTTGATGAATATTGTGATATTTATAGGTAATTTTTATGTATTACATTTTACTAAGCTAGAGCTTTTTGGAGTAGGGCTTAGTAATATACTTGGGCGTTTAGTAGCCTTTAGTATGCTTGTTGCTATACTTAGCTTTAAACTTAAAATTCGTCTAAAATTTAAAGAGATGATAAGCCTTGAAAAAGCAGTGCTTAAAAAGATTTTAAATATAGGTGGATTTGCTGCTGGGGAGAATTTAATATGGTTTGTTCAATACACCATAGCCTTTGCTTTTGTAGCAAGTTTAGGTAAAGAAAATTTAAGCGTTCAAACGATTTATTTTCAAATTTCTTTGCTTATCATGCTAGTAGGACAAGCCATAAGTGTAGCAAATGAAATCATCATAGGTAAATTAGTCGGTGCAAAATACTTAAATGTAGCCTACAAACACACTTGGATAGCTTTGTATTTTAGCGTGGTGGTAAGTGCTTTTGTAGCTTTACTAAATTTTGTTTTACAAGATTTTACTATGGGTGTGGTAAAGCTTGAAGAGAGTTTAAAAGATCTTATGATACCACTTTTTACTCTTTCGATTTTTTTAGAAATTTCAAGAACCTTTAATATAGTTATGGTGAATTCTCTAAGAGCAAGTGGCGATGCAAGGTTTCCCTTCTTTAGTGGAGTGGTATTTATGCTTGGAGTTTCTTTGCCTGTAGGTTATGTGCTTTGTTTTTATGCTGGACTTGGAATTTTAGGAGTATGGATAGGATTTTGTATGGATGAGTTTTTACGTGGTATTGTAAATTCATATAGATGGAAAAGTAAAAAATGGCAAGGCAAAGTGTTAGTATAA
- a CDS encoding M48 family metallopeptidase encodes MARQSVSIKGILEFKEFRFAFEKKKLKYLRLRIDRDLNFKLSIPLYYEQRDVLRFLEKNESWIRAKEKEISTKRVVLASDELYFLGKKYHLILDENRNKVFIKKDKIYAKDQNALENFLKHSARVVFDFFIRKWQFAFEKKVQRICIKKMTSRWGSCNHHKAYINLNLKLMQKPVKTIECVILHELTHLIYPHHQKDFYIFLHTLMPDYSERELSLKNLSI; translated from the coding sequence ATGGCAAGGCAAAGTGTTAGTATAAAAGGAATTTTAGAATTTAAAGAATTTCGTTTTGCTTTTGAAAAGAAAAAACTTAAATATCTAAGACTTAGAATAGATAGAGATTTAAATTTCAAGCTTAGCATACCGCTATATTATGAGCAAAGAGATGTTTTAAGATTTTTAGAAAAAAATGAAAGTTGGATTAGAGCTAAAGAAAAAGAAATTTCTACAAAGCGAGTGGTTTTAGCAAGTGATGAGTTGTATTTTTTAGGTAAAAAATATCATTTAATATTAGATGAAAATCGCAATAAAGTTTTTATAAAAAAAGATAAGATTTATGCAAAAGATCAAAATGCTTTAGAAAATTTTTTAAAACATAGTGCTAGGGTGGTTTTTGATTTTTTCATTCGCAAATGGCAATTTGCCTTTGAAAAAAAAGTGCAAAGAATTTGTATTAAAAAAATGACTTCAAGATGGGGTTCTTGTAATCATCACAAAGCATATATAAATTTAAATTTAAAACTTATGCAAAAACCCGTCAAAACCATAGAATGTGTAATTTTACATGAATTAACTCATTTAATTTATCCACACCATCAAAAAGATTTTTATATTTTTTTGCACACTTTAATGCCTGATTATAGTGAAAGAGAATTAAGTCTTAAAAATTTATCTATATAA